A region of Desulfolithobacter dissulfuricans DNA encodes the following proteins:
- a CDS encoding branched-chain amino acid ABC transporter permease: MNIFQDLLQFIFSGLTSGAIYSLIALGFCVVHNTMGIVNFVQVDFVTLGGMFLFTGLFTLGLPMPAAVLFATASVTGVAMLVERIGIRPSRSDHHLVLIFLTIGISIILRGIIKLVWGKNRMAVPPLSGETPLHFFGATIMPQALWILALTTVAIGLLVLLFRRTRIGLAMRGVASNERAAAAVGLHIGQVKMFSFGLAGALGGLAGVLVTPITTLNYDVGVLLGLKGFAGAILGGFGSFPGAIVGGLGLGLLESLTAGYLSSAYKDVVAFIVLLLVLFIRPRGLLK, translated from the coding sequence GTGAATATCTTCCAGGATCTGCTCCAATTTATCTTTTCCGGACTGACCAGCGGTGCGATCTATTCGCTCATCGCCCTGGGATTCTGCGTGGTGCACAACACCATGGGCATTGTCAATTTCGTCCAGGTGGACTTTGTCACCCTGGGCGGCATGTTTCTCTTCACCGGCCTGTTTACCCTGGGCCTGCCCATGCCCGCGGCGGTACTCTTCGCCACCGCCAGCGTCACGGGGGTGGCCATGCTGGTGGAACGGATCGGGATCCGGCCATCACGCTCGGATCACCACCTGGTCCTGATCTTCCTTACCATCGGTATCTCCATTATCCTGCGCGGGATCATAAAACTTGTCTGGGGAAAAAACCGGATGGCGGTTCCCCCCCTGTCCGGCGAGACCCCTCTGCATTTCTTCGGGGCCACAATCATGCCCCAGGCCCTGTGGATCCTGGCCCTGACCACCGTGGCCATCGGTCTGCTGGTCCTTCTCTTCCGCCGGACCCGGATCGGCCTGGCCATGCGCGGAGTTGCCTCCAACGAGCGGGCCGCCGCCGCGGTGGGCCTGCATATCGGCCAGGTCAAGATGTTCAGCTTCGGGCTGGCCGGAGCCCTGGGCGGGCTGGCCGGAGTCCTGGTGACCCCGATAACCACTCTCAACTATGACGTCGGGGTCCTGCTGGGCCTCAAGGGCTTTGCCGGGGCGATCCTCGGCGGATTCGGCTCTTTTCCCGGCGCCATTGTCGGCGGCCTGGGACTGGGACTCCTGGAATCCCTCACCGCCGGCTACCTCAGCAGCGCCTACAAGGACGTGGTCGCCTTTATCGTGCTCCTGCTGGTGCTCTTTATCCGGCCCCGGGGGCTGTTGAAATAA
- a CDS encoding CAP domain-containing protein translates to MHRSLVLLLIFALLASCQAPPRIVPRTAPVPAPRPKPVAEPWSRVEQQILALVNEQRAMHHLPPLKPDPRLHRAALLHTREMARHLTLTHRSRDGRGVSDRIREQGYHWTRVGENVAMKKTANPSARLPYRVMFGTDNLTMIQTYCRQHGLPVPLGWQDVGRGWSGADWDRWKQVHGGNGGWMGSPGHRRNILLPGFTDTGISHISRRDGNGSLYHYFTQDFAAGDPLP, encoded by the coding sequence ATGCACCGCTCCCTTGTCCTGCTGCTGATCTTCGCGCTCCTGGCATCCTGCCAGGCCCCGCCCCGGATCGTACCGCGCACTGCACCCGTACCCGCACCGAGGCCAAAACCCGTCGCCGAGCCCTGGTCCCGGGTGGAACAGCAAATCCTCGCCCTGGTCAATGAACAGCGGGCCATGCACCACTTGCCTCCCCTGAAGCCTGATCCCCGACTGCACCGGGCCGCGCTGCTGCATACCCGGGAGATGGCCCGCCACCTGACCCTCACCCACCGCAGCCGGGATGGCCGGGGGGTCAGCGACCGGATCAGAGAACAGGGATACCACTGGACCAGAGTGGGGGAAAACGTCGCCATGAAGAAAACGGCCAATCCCTCGGCCCGTCTTCCTTACCGGGTGATGTTCGGCACCGATAACCTGACAATGATCCAGACCTACTGCCGGCAACACGGCCTGCCGGTCCCCCTTGGCTGGCAGGACGTGGGCCGGGGCTGGAGCGGGGCTGACTGGGATCGCTGGAAACAGGTGCATGGCGGCAACGGCGGCTGGATGGGCAGCCCGGGCCACCGGCGAAATATCCTCCTGCCCGGATTCACCGATACCGGCATCAGCCACATCTCCAGGCGCGACGGGAATGGCTCCCTGTACCACTACTTCACCCAGGACTTCGCCGCCGGCGACCCCCTGCCCTGA
- a CDS encoding ABC transporter ATP-binding protein, whose amino-acid sequence MLSLNKVSKRFGGLPALDKVSFSVKKGTITALIGPNGAGKSTLINCITGVIPPDDGEILFGDRQKKNIAGLEPHVIARQGIARTFQNLRILPTMSVLDNILCGLTVQASSSFTGAMLRLPSLRSRERLFRLRALEMLDRFGLSGRADWPISVLPYGDRKKVEMARAFVSEPDLVLLDEPVAGLNQEETGRIAVLLKQMRQAGFTMLLVEHDMELVMRISDHVVVLDSGRCIARSTPQEVRTNPLVLEAYLGTTGRAA is encoded by the coding sequence ATGCTCTCCCTGAACAAGGTCAGTAAACGGTTCGGCGGCCTGCCCGCCCTGGACAAGGTCTCTTTTTCGGTGAAAAAGGGGACCATAACCGCCCTCATCGGCCCCAACGGCGCGGGAAAATCCACCCTGATCAACTGCATCACCGGGGTGATCCCACCCGATGACGGAGAAATTTTGTTCGGCGACAGACAGAAAAAAAATATTGCCGGGCTGGAGCCACACGTCATCGCCCGCCAGGGCATTGCCAGAACCTTCCAGAACCTGCGAATCCTGCCCACCATGTCGGTACTGGACAACATCCTCTGCGGCCTGACGGTCCAGGCCTCCAGCTCGTTCACCGGTGCCATGCTCCGGTTGCCGTCGCTCCGCAGCCGGGAACGACTCTTCCGCCTCCGGGCCCTGGAGATGCTGGACCGGTTCGGGCTTTCCGGCCGGGCAGACTGGCCCATCTCAGTCCTGCCCTACGGGGACCGGAAAAAGGTGGAAATGGCCCGGGCCTTTGTCTCGGAGCCGGATCTGGTCCTCCTGGACGAGCCGGTGGCCGGGCTCAACCAGGAGGAAACCGGGCGGATCGCGGTCCTGCTCAAGCAGATGCGCCAGGCCGGCTTCACCATGCTGCTGGTGGAACACGACATGGAACTGGTGATGCGGATATCGGATCACGTGGTGGTCCTGGACTCCGGCCGCTGTATCGCCCGCTCCACCCCGCAAGAGGTCCGGACCAATCCCCTGGTCCTGGAAGCGTATCTCGGCACAACAGGCAGGGCGGCATGA
- a CDS encoding 50S ribosomal protein L11 methyltransferase, with protein sequence MEQNETSTVKRWLKLSLASPPAMVESISDLMGVLSGAGVEISADSEPQRITGFFPLRDDTPAEREAIVSRVGEALSELFSLYDRELPPIQVETMDNEDWATSWQQFYTPFAIIPGLVIRPSWEEYRPAKGEKVIELDPGQAFGTGQHASTRMALALTRECCQPAPPGRVLDVGTGTGILAMAAALFGASEVIGIDNDPQAVRVARENVGRNLLQGRISIEDTPLEEIQGPFELIQANIVHDVLVAMAPALRRLLAPSGHIVLAGILAGRQEENIVRVYEDLGLAHLRTLHDDEWAACTFRLEK encoded by the coding sequence ATGGAACAGAACGAAACATCCACGGTGAAAAGGTGGCTCAAGTTGAGCCTTGCATCTCCACCGGCCATGGTGGAATCGATCAGTGATCTCATGGGAGTGCTTTCCGGGGCCGGGGTGGAGATCAGCGCGGATTCGGAACCGCAGCGGATAACCGGTTTTTTTCCCCTCCGGGACGATACACCAGCGGAGCGGGAGGCCATCGTCAGCCGGGTCGGCGAAGCCCTGTCCGAACTGTTCTCCCTCTATGACCGGGAACTGCCCCCCATCCAGGTGGAAACCATGGACAACGAGGACTGGGCCACCAGCTGGCAACAGTTCTACACCCCCTTTGCCATCATCCCCGGTCTGGTGATCAGGCCCAGCTGGGAAGAATACAGGCCCGCCAAAGGTGAGAAGGTGATCGAGCTCGATCCCGGCCAGGCCTTTGGCACCGGCCAGCACGCCTCCACCCGGATGGCCCTGGCCCTGACCCGGGAGTGCTGCCAGCCCGCCCCGCCCGGACGGGTTCTGGACGTGGGCACCGGCACCGGGATCCTGGCCATGGCTGCGGCCCTGTTCGGTGCATCCGAAGTCATCGGTATCGACAACGATCCCCAGGCGGTCCGGGTAGCCCGGGAAAACGTCGGCCGCAACCTGCTCCAGGGCCGCATCTCGATCGAGGACACCCCCCTGGAGGAAATACAGGGCCCCTTTGAGCTGATCCAGGCCAATATCGTCCACGACGTCCTGGTGGCCATGGCGCCCGCCCTCCGCAGACTGCTCGCCCCCTCCGGCCACATCGTTCTCGCCGGTATTCTGGCCGGCAGGCAGGAAGAAAACATCGTCCGGGTCTACGAGGACCTGGGCCTGGCCCACCTCCGGACCCTGCATGACGACGAATGGGCCGCCTGCACCTTCCGCCTGGAGAAGTAA
- a CDS encoding ABC transporter substrate-binding protein, producing MYRSIFQAAAFLLIVLLAGPASAGDTIKLGALFDLSGPASFIGTPTKLVAEMVVDKINKEGGVNGKKIELVIGDTEGNPAKAASIAKKFIYKDKVAAIVGPTRTGSGMNIKKIVEKAGMPTFMTVGGDPVIMGGKFGSYAYVFKSPQRSSIAVKRLYMYLRDKGLTKVALLTAADGFGKDGARWLKKLAPEYGLTIVAQESFGPKDTDMTAQLTKIKNAAPQAIICWTIGPAGAIVAKNKVQLGIDLPLFQCHGLPDPKYIELAGKASEGDRMPATKLMVVDQLPDSDPQKPVIKNFVHLYRDVYHYDKQFPINTHSGYAWDAITIVANAMKKAGTDPKALRRAIENTTGYVGVSGTYNITPEDHNGLDVDSMVILQVKNQKFILAD from the coding sequence ATGTACAGATCCATTTTCCAGGCCGCGGCGTTCCTGCTGATCGTTCTGCTGGCCGGGCCGGCATCTGCCGGAGACACCATCAAACTGGGCGCGCTTTTTGACCTTTCAGGTCCGGCAAGTTTCATCGGCACCCCCACCAAACTGGTGGCAGAGATGGTGGTGGACAAGATCAATAAGGAAGGCGGGGTCAACGGGAAAAAAATAGAGCTGGTTATCGGCGACACCGAAGGTAACCCGGCCAAGGCCGCCTCCATTGCCAAAAAGTTCATCTACAAGGACAAGGTGGCAGCCATTGTCGGACCCACCCGTACCGGCAGTGGCATGAATATCAAGAAAATCGTCGAAAAGGCGGGCATGCCCACCTTCATGACCGTAGGCGGCGATCCGGTGATCATGGGCGGCAAGTTCGGCTCCTATGCCTATGTCTTCAAGTCACCCCAGCGCTCCTCCATCGCTGTCAAGCGGCTCTACATGTACCTGCGGGACAAGGGACTGACCAAGGTGGCGCTCCTTACGGCGGCGGACGGTTTCGGTAAGGACGGCGCCCGGTGGCTGAAAAAGCTGGCTCCCGAGTACGGATTGACCATTGTCGCCCAGGAGTCCTTCGGCCCCAAGGATACCGACATGACCGCCCAGCTGACCAAGATCAAGAACGCCGCACCCCAGGCCATCATCTGCTGGACCATCGGTCCGGCCGGGGCCATTGTCGCCAAGAACAAGGTCCAGCTCGGCATCGACCTGCCGCTCTTCCAGTGCCACGGCCTGCCTGATCCCAAGTATATCGAGCTGGCCGGCAAGGCCTCGGAGGGCGACAGGATGCCCGCCACCAAGCTGATGGTGGTGGACCAGCTGCCCGACTCCGATCCCCAGAAACCGGTGATCAAAAACTTTGTCCACCTGTACCGGGACGTCTACCATTACGACAAACAGTTCCCCATCAACACCCATTCCGGCTATGCCTGGGACGCGATCACCATTGTCGCCAATGCAATGAAAAAGGCCGGCACCGATCCCAAGGCCCTGCGCCGCGCCATCGAGAATACCACCGGTTATGTTGGAGTCTCGGGCACATACAACATCACCCCCGAGGATCACAACGGCCTCGACGTGGACTCCATGGTCATTCTCCAGGTAAAGAATCAGAAATTCATCCTTGCCGACTGA
- a CDS encoding branched-chain amino acid ABC transporter permease, which translates to MTYFLRLHRTGLLVWILTLVLALFPLVQDNPYILGLTNMVAINVIVVLGLNLFIGYAGQISLGHAAFFGLGAYGSALLTVYFGIWPWLAMGLTALGVALVTLVIGLPVLRLSGHYLAMATLGFNIVIYTVLVQWDEVTGGPSGFAGIPPLSIFGLELDDEVRFHYVVWGFALVLCTLCLNLVRSGVGRGLAALAADERAASVLGVDIKKSKIKVFVLSAVFASLAGSLYAHCFSFVNPDTFGIFASVDFVIMVVVGGMGSIWGSLLGAGLLTILPEFLDIFETYRDIIHGLILVLILLFLPRGFVTGIKDIIMTRLALKRARTEAQEVRQDALPEQGQ; encoded by the coding sequence ATGACATACTTTCTCCGGTTGCACCGCACCGGACTGCTGGTCTGGATCCTGACCCTGGTCCTGGCCCTGTTTCCCCTGGTCCAGGACAACCCCTATATCCTGGGGCTCACCAACATGGTGGCCATCAACGTGATCGTGGTCCTGGGGTTGAACCTGTTCATCGGCTATGCCGGCCAGATATCGCTTGGCCATGCCGCCTTTTTCGGCCTCGGGGCCTATGGCTCGGCCCTGCTCACGGTCTACTTCGGTATCTGGCCCTGGCTGGCCATGGGTCTGACAGCCCTGGGCGTGGCCCTGGTGACACTGGTGATCGGGTTGCCGGTCCTGCGCCTTTCCGGCCACTACCTGGCCATGGCCACCCTGGGATTCAACATCGTCATCTACACGGTCCTGGTCCAGTGGGACGAGGTCACCGGCGGTCCGTCGGGCTTTGCCGGTATTCCACCGCTGTCGATTTTCGGCCTGGAACTGGACGACGAGGTCCGGTTCCATTATGTGGTCTGGGGCTTTGCCCTGGTTCTCTGCACCCTGTGTCTCAACCTGGTGCGCAGCGGCGTGGGACGTGGCCTGGCCGCCCTGGCCGCCGACGAGCGGGCCGCCTCGGTCCTGGGGGTGGATATCAAAAAGAGCAAGATCAAGGTGTTTGTCCTTTCTGCGGTCTTCGCCTCGCTGGCCGGCAGCCTCTATGCCCACTGCTTTTCCTTTGTCAATCCAGATACCTTTGGTATCTTTGCTTCGGTGGATTTCGTCATCATGGTGGTGGTCGGCGGCATGGGCTCCATCTGGGGCAGCCTGCTGGGGGCCGGACTGCTGACCATTCTCCCCGAGTTTCTCGATATATTCGAGACCTATCGGGATATTATCCACGGCCTGATCCTGGTCCTGATCCTGCTCTTTTTGCCGCGGGGTTTTGTCACCGGGATCAAGGACATCATCATGACCCGCCTGGCGCTCAAACGGGCCCGGACAGAGGCGCAGGAAGTACGACAAGATGCTCTCCCTGAACAAGGTCAGTAA
- a CDS encoding ATP-binding cassette domain-containing protein — MNKAPSPILRVSDLEVHYGAAQALFGVDLEVREGETVALVGANGAGKTTLLRAIMGLLRPSRGTILFDGRDVTRTSAVGMVRRGMALSPEGRELFGTLTVRENLELGVLALKLGRSEINRRMEEVLSRFPRLAERIEQQAGTLSGGEQQMVAMGRALMARPRVLLLDEPSLGLAPLITDIIFDTIHQLSRSGVTILLVEQNAARALEASKKAYLLAGGKIVHQGDSDRLLADSRLRRAFLGAGSEDRPEASRIGAAGLTNIRLEKPDMSTQSFMPSFTTEEELREHQLRGLQWTVNHAFNGSSFYRTRLEEAGIRPGDITSLADLRRLPFTTAEDLKDGYPFPLRSVPFEQIVRIHASSGTTGKRKVLAYTQKDVDDWISFFARAYEMAGVTPLDRVQIAVGYGVWTAGMGFQLGCEKIGAMAVPVGPGNIDMQCQFLLDFQSTVFCSTASMALLMAEEIHKRGIADKINIQKVIYGSERSSVSMRKKISELFGGAELFDIPGMTELYGPGTGMECPEHDCIHYWADYYILEILDPDTLEPVEDGEWGEMVVTTLCKEAAPLIRYRTRDITRIIPGRCSCGSILPRHSRIKGRSDDMMKFRGVNIYPSSIDAILSGIPGLGSEYQVHLTRDDASGRDFMKLIVEQGEGVGPERRMELMKETVHQIKRQLLVTTEVEIVDYGSLPRSQRKSQRIFDNRIKDDIV; from the coding sequence ATGAACAAGGCACCAAGCCCCATACTCCGGGTCAGCGACCTGGAGGTCCATTACGGCGCGGCCCAGGCCCTGTTCGGTGTTGACCTGGAGGTCCGGGAGGGGGAAACCGTGGCCTTGGTGGGGGCCAACGGGGCCGGAAAGACCACCCTGCTCCGGGCGATCATGGGCCTGCTCCGTCCCAGCCGCGGAACCATCCTCTTCGACGGCCGGGATGTGACCCGGACTTCGGCCGTGGGCATGGTCCGCCGGGGTATGGCCCTGTCGCCGGAGGGCCGGGAACTGTTCGGCACCCTGACCGTACGGGAAAACCTGGAGCTGGGCGTCCTGGCCCTGAAGCTTGGCCGCAGCGAGATAAACCGCCGGATGGAGGAGGTGCTCAGCCGCTTTCCCAGGCTGGCCGAACGCATCGAGCAGCAGGCCGGGACCCTGTCCGGGGGAGAGCAGCAGATGGTGGCCATGGGCCGGGCGCTCATGGCCAGGCCACGGGTCCTGCTCCTGGACGAGCCAAGCCTGGGGCTGGCCCCGCTGATCACCGATATTATATTTGACACCATACACCAGCTGTCCCGTTCCGGGGTCACGATCCTGCTGGTGGAACAGAACGCCGCCAGAGCCCTGGAAGCCTCGAAAAAGGCCTACCTGCTGGCCGGCGGGAAGATTGTCCACCAGGGTGACTCCGACCGGCTGCTGGCCGATTCCCGCCTGCGAAGGGCCTTTTTAGGGGCTGGCAGCGAGGACCGGCCCGAGGCCAGTCGGATCGGGGCGGCAGGACTGACCAATATACGCCTGGAGAAACCTGATATGAGTACACAATCCTTCATGCCATCCTTTACCACCGAGGAGGAACTCAGGGAGCACCAGCTCCGGGGCCTCCAGTGGACCGTCAACCACGCCTTCAACGGCTCGAGCTTCTACCGCACGCGGCTGGAGGAGGCCGGTATCCGGCCAGGCGATATCACCAGTCTGGCCGACCTGCGCCGGCTGCCCTTCACCACCGCCGAGGACCTGAAAGACGGCTATCCCTTCCCGCTGCGCTCGGTCCCCTTTGAACAGATCGTCCGCATCCATGCCAGCTCCGGGACCACGGGCAAGCGCAAGGTCCTGGCCTATACCCAGAAGGACGTGGACGACTGGATCTCCTTTTTCGCCCGGGCCTACGAGATGGCCGGGGTCACCCCGCTCGACCGGGTCCAGATCGCGGTGGGCTATGGTGTCTGGACCGCTGGTATGGGCTTTCAGCTGGGCTGTGAAAAAATCGGGGCCATGGCCGTACCGGTTGGGCCTGGCAACATCGACATGCAGTGCCAGTTCCTGCTCGATTTCCAGTCCACGGTCTTCTGTTCCACCGCCTCCATGGCCCTGCTCATGGCCGAGGAAATCCACAAGCGGGGCATAGCCGACAAGATCAACATCCAGAAGGTCATCTACGGTTCCGAGCGCTCGTCGGTCTCCATGCGCAAGAAGATCTCCGAGCTTTTTGGCGGGGCTGAACTGTTCGACATCCCCGGTATGACCGAACTCTACGGCCCGGGCACCGGCATGGAATGCCCGGAGCACGACTGCATCCACTACTGGGCCGACTACTACATCCTGGAAATCCTCGACCCCGACACCCTGGAGCCGGTGGAAGACGGCGAATGGGGCGAGATGGTAGTCACCACCCTGTGCAAGGAGGCTGCCCCACTGATCCGCTACCGGACCCGGGACATCACCCGGATCATCCCCGGCCGCTGCAGCTGCGGCTCCATCCTGCCCCGCCATTCACGGATCAAGGGCCGCAGTGACGACATGATGAAGTTCCGCGGGGTCAACATCTACCCCTCCAGCATCGATGCCATTCTCTCCGGCATCCCGGGCCTGGGCTCGGAATACCAGGTCCACCTGACCCGGGACGATGCCAGTGGCCGGGACTTCATGAAACTGATCGTCGAACAGGGCGAAGGGGTGGGCCCGGAGCGGCGCATGGAACTGATGAAGGAGACCGTGCACCAGATCAAACGCCAGCTCCTGGTCACCACGGAAGTGGAGATCGTGGACTACGGCTCCCTGCCCCGCTCCCAGCGCAAGAGCCAGCGTATTTTTGACAACCGGATCAAGGATGATATTGTCTGA
- a CDS encoding 2-oxoacid:acceptor oxidoreductase family protein, with protein MKQQIIVSGMGGQGVLFLTRIIAGAGVDMGLEIFTSETHGMAQRGGSVISTVKVGRFHSPLIRSGQGDVGIFLHPQNLPVHGHLLRLDARVLVNTPEKGPWYHLDATAMATEMGSPVLANLILLGYGVGKSLFFCSPQQVERAIETISPERFVENNLKAFRRGLDA; from the coding sequence GTGAAACAGCAGATCATTGTCAGCGGCATGGGCGGCCAGGGGGTGCTGTTCCTCACCCGGATCATCGCCGGAGCCGGCGTGGACATGGGCCTTGAAATCTTCACCTCGGAAACCCACGGCATGGCCCAGCGTGGCGGCTCGGTTATCTCCACCGTCAAGGTGGGCCGGTTCCACAGCCCGCTGATCCGCAGCGGCCAGGGTGATGTGGGTATCTTTCTCCACCCGCAGAACCTGCCGGTTCACGGCCACCTGCTGCGGCTCGACGCCCGGGTCCTGGTCAACACCCCGGAAAAAGGACCCTGGTACCATCTCGACGCCACGGCCATGGCCACGGAGATGGGCTCACCGGTACTGGCCAACCTGATCCTGCTCGGCTACGGGGTGGGCAAATCGCTCTTCTTCTGCAGCCCGCAGCAGGTGGAACGCGCCATTGAAACCATCTCTCCGGAGCGGTTCGTGGAAAACAACCTCAAGGCCTTTCGCCGGGGACTTGACGCCTGA
- a CDS encoding thiamine pyrophosphate-dependent enzyme: MKQQLLMGNEAIGRGLVEAGCTFVSAYPGTPSSEILGAVTTSMDEAGSPMHVEWSVNEKVAFESALAASYTGKRAAVIMKQVGLNVAADPFTRSTYLGVKGGFVVVVADDPGPHSSQTEQDTRLFCLFAKAPVLDPASPAEARDMVTEALELSERYEIPVVLRPTTRICHSRQNVDLRPVQDLERKAVFEKNPGRWVATPAFLTGLHGELNDKLHRISGEERFQPTATGPGRAECCIVASGIAHANVSDLLEEMGLGDRVDLYQVRMPFPLPRDFARNLARDHEKILVLEEPDAVIELQLQGKDKNILGRLTGHVPGQGELTPDVLHTILLDFLDLPEKKKNGGLQQNPPARGRRPSLCPGCPHRASFYAIKKTFPKGIYPSDIGCYTLGMNLGAVDTCHCMGACISQGAGFYHAHAQDGDDFPTIVVTIGDSTFFHAGIPALINAVVQKARIIVTILDNSTTAMTGQQPTPQHGVLADGSPGNRVVIEDIVRACGVGFLKIGDPYDLEGFSTLLREADSFIRSEKGGVAVVIARHPCLMDRKNPARQERIPMEILDDCVGCGICVQQFECPAITLDEKEKQAHIDQVLCVECGVCETVCPTGSIVRKGGAK, encoded by the coding sequence ATGAAACAACAACTCCTCATGGGTAACGAGGCCATCGGCCGGGGACTTGTGGAAGCCGGATGCACCTTTGTCTCGGCCTATCCCGGGACCCCTTCCTCGGAAATTTTAGGTGCGGTGACCACCAGCATGGATGAGGCCGGCAGCCCCATGCATGTGGAATGGTCGGTCAACGAAAAGGTAGCCTTCGAATCGGCCCTGGCCGCCAGCTATACCGGCAAACGAGCCGCCGTGATCATGAAGCAGGTGGGCCTGAACGTGGCCGCCGATCCCTTTACCCGCTCAACCTATCTCGGGGTCAAGGGCGGCTTCGTGGTGGTGGTGGCCGACGATCCCGGCCCGCACAGCTCGCAGACCGAGCAGGACACCCGCCTCTTCTGCCTGTTTGCCAAGGCCCCGGTGCTCGATCCGGCCTCCCCGGCCGAGGCCCGGGACATGGTGACCGAGGCCCTGGAGCTTTCCGAACGTTACGAGATCCCGGTGGTGCTGCGACCCACCACCCGGATCTGTCACTCGCGCCAGAACGTCGACCTGCGGCCGGTCCAGGACCTGGAGCGCAAGGCGGTCTTTGAAAAAAATCCGGGCCGCTGGGTAGCCACTCCGGCCTTCCTCACCGGGCTCCATGGGGAGCTCAACGACAAGCTCCATCGGATCAGTGGTGAAGAGCGCTTCCAGCCGACGGCCACCGGGCCGGGCCGGGCCGAATGCTGCATTGTCGCTTCGGGCATCGCCCATGCCAATGTCTCGGACCTGCTGGAAGAGATGGGCCTTGGCGATCGGGTGGATCTCTACCAGGTGAGGATGCCCTTTCCCCTTCCCCGGGATTTTGCCCGCAACCTGGCCCGGGATCATGAAAAAATCCTTGTCCTGGAAGAACCCGATGCGGTCATCGAACTGCAGCTCCAGGGAAAAGACAAAAACATTCTCGGCCGTCTCACCGGCCATGTGCCGGGTCAGGGAGAGCTGACCCCGGACGTGCTCCACACCATTTTACTCGACTTCCTGGACCTGCCGGAGAAGAAGAAAAACGGCGGCCTGCAGCAGAATCCGCCGGCCCGGGGACGGCGCCCCTCTCTCTGCCCCGGCTGCCCGCACCGGGCCTCGTTCTACGCCATCAAGAAAACCTTTCCCAAGGGCATCTACCCAAGCGACATCGGCTGCTACACCCTGGGTATGAACCTGGGAGCGGTGGACACCTGCCACTGCATGGGAGCCTGCATCAGCCAGGGGGCCGGTTTCTACCATGCCCACGCCCAGGACGGGGACGACTTTCCCACCATAGTGGTCACCATCGGTGATTCCACTTTCTTCCACGCCGGCATCCCGGCCCTGATCAATGCCGTGGTCCAGAAGGCGCGGATCATCGTCACCATCCTCGACAACTCCACCACGGCCATGACCGGCCAGCAGCCCACCCCGCAGCACGGGGTCCTGGCCGACGGCTCGCCGGGTAACCGGGTGGTCATCGAGGATATTGTCCGGGCCTGCGGGGTGGGTTTTCTCAAGATCGGCGACCCCTATGACCTGGAAGGATTTTCCACCCTGCTCCGGGAGGCGGACAGTTTCATACGCTCCGAAAAAGGGGGAGTGGCGGTGGTGATCGCCCGCCATCCCTGTCTCATGGACCGTAAAAACCCGGCCAGACAGGAACGCATTCCCATGGAAATCCTCGATGACTGCGTGGGCTGCGGGATCTGCGTCCAGCAGTTTGAATGTCCGGCCATCACCCTGGACGAGAAGGAGAAACAGGCACACATCGACCAGGTACTCTGCGTGGAATGCGGAGTCTGTGAAACCGTGTGCCCCACCGGCTCCATTGTCAGAAAAGGAGGCGCCAAGTGA